One window of Quercus robur chromosome 5, dhQueRobu3.1, whole genome shotgun sequence genomic DNA carries:
- the LOC126726987 gene encoding RPM1-interacting protein 4-like, with the protein MAKNSHVPKFGCWDNDNIPYTAYFDNARKEKSSVKMNPNDPEENPEAFMYMTGGSEINADHHAFQDPLHVNSNKSNSSVGKHHIEGHTRHRAHRRNTVNQPKIQSQKSITSESGSDKSNSEHSIMQPNHRRVGSDHKKKSLAEGSNTFSLSIPGHARKRSGSRPSVETHHRAASVPKFGAWDELDPQSGEGFTAIFNKVKEEKQIASSQLPNVSPQPSYYPSAQRHERSSPRSKICCCLFSSGSE; encoded by the exons ATGGCT AAAAACTCCCATGTCCCAAAATTTGGTTGCTGGGACAACGATAATATTCCTTACACAGCTTACTTTGACAATGCGCGCAAAGAGAAATCCAGTGTAAAGATGAACCCAAATGATCCAGAGGAGAATCCAGAGGCCTTCATGTACATGACAGGGGGCTCAGAAATTAATGCTGATCACCATGCATTTCAGGATCCTCTCCATGTCAATTCCAATAAGTCAAATTCATCTGTAGGAAAACACCACATTGAGGGACATACAAGGCATCGTGCTCACCGGAGGAACACAgttaatcaaccaaaaattcAGAGCCAAAAGAGCATCACATCAGAATCCGGCAGCGATAAAAGCAACTCTGAACATTCAATCATGCAGCCTAATCACCGACGTGTGGGGTCTGATCACAAGAAGAAGAGTTTAGCAGAAGGAAGTAATACCTTCTCTCTGTCAATACCTGGACATGCAAGAAAAAGAAGTGGAAGTCGTCCCTCTGTTGAAACT CATCATAGAGCAGCCTCGGTACCCAAATTCGGAGCTTGGGATGAATTAGACCCTCAATCAGGAGAAGGATTTACTGCCATATTCAACAaagtaaaagaggaaaaacaaaTTGCATCTTCGCAGTTACCAAATGTGTCTCCACAACCAAGCTATTATCCTAGTGCTCAAAGACATGAACGATCTTCCCCCAGATcaaag ATTTGTTGCTGTCTTTTTTCAAGTGGAAGCGAGTGA